One window of the Cryptomeria japonica chromosome 7, Sugi_1.0, whole genome shotgun sequence genome contains the following:
- the LOC131040617 gene encoding uncharacterized protein LOC131040617 translates to MACQLAFGSSAVTCSTSYLSCDQGLRRRGASAVARACMADSMVNTDHHSILGVRRNASRNEIKSAYRNLARRYHPDVCKERGSEQRFKQINRAYETIINDYSCFQSEVGIDCSIEDLFKTVASEAVPDIFCSEEWFEGLDFNNPSSYTASFIHENMDEEVFNAGSQYMKSDEVAPWMEY, encoded by the exons ATGGCGTGCCAGTTGGCCTTTGGATCGTCAGCGGTCACATGCAGCACTTCGTATCTGTCATGTGACCAGGGGCTGAGGAGGAGAGGTGCTTCTGCTGTTGCCCGAGCTTGCATGGCTGACAGTATGGTGAACACTGATCATCATTCTATTCTTGGTGTGAGGAGAAATGCCTCGAGGAACGAGATCAAGAGCGCGTATAGAAATCTTGCCAGGCGATACCATCCTGATGTTTGTAAGGAGAGGGGGAGTGAGCAGAGGTTCAAGCAGATCAATAGAGCTTATGAG ACCATTATCAACGATTACAGTTGCTTCCAATCTGAGGTGGGCATTGACTGCAGCATAGAAGATTTGTTCAAGACAGTAGCATCTGAAGCAGTTCCTGACATATTCTGTTCCGAAGAATGGTTCGAAGGCCTTGACTTTAACAACCCTTCTTCTTACACGGCTTCATTCATCCATGAAAATATGGATGAGGAAGTTTTCAATGCAGGAAGCCAATACATGAAGTCAGATGAGGTTGCTCCTTGGATGGAATACTAG